The Nostoc sp. 'Lobaria pulmonaria (5183) cyanobiont' DNA window GTCAGATAGGGACGAAATAAACCCACTTTTTCTAAGGCAATGCGTCGAATCGCTAAATTAGCTGTTTGACCATAAGGACGAAAGGAATGTTTAAGCGTATGCTTTTGCGATAAAGTTTCTTGACGGTCTGCGTGTTGTTCTAGCAGAGTTGTACCTGGTAGTGCCAAAATTTCACCAGCAACAATTACCACCTCTTTGTTGACAAAAGGCTGATTTAGTGCGTTTAACCATTGCGGTTGTGGGCGACAATCCGCATCGGTAAAAACGATAATTTCACCCGTAGCGGCGCGAATCCCGGTATTACGAGCAGCGTAAGAGCTTTGAATTTGGGTTTCGCTCAAGGGGCGAATTGTAATTGGGCAATTTTCGGCAGATGTTTTCAGGATAGTGAGAGTGCGATCGCTACTATTATTGTCTACCAACAAGTATTCTACGCGGTCTTTTGGGTAAGTTTGAGACAACAGACAATTGATTAACTCTGGTAAATCTGCCTCACCGTTATAAATAGGAACAACCACCGACACCATTGGTAAAAAGCTGGTGGCGGTG harbors:
- a CDS encoding glycosyltransferase translates to MNHQPVDATTATSFLPMVSVVVPIYNGEADLPELINCLLSQTYPKDRVEYLLVDNNSSDRTLTILKTSAENCPITIRPLSETQIQSSYAARNTGIRAATGEIIVFTDADCRPQPQWLNALNQPFVNKEVVIVAGEILALPGTTLLEQHADRQETLSQKHTLKHSFRPYGQTANLAIRRIALEKVGLFRPYLTTGGDADICWRILGENIGRLEFAPNAIVQHRHRATLQELQSQWRRYGCSNSYLHELHGVDLMREMTPKEYGYRLARWLLKEVPRDIKKAIAGQATLVDLLNTPIGLFTARARTAGQRDAKLPENAKIIARL